One Bacteroidota bacterium genomic window carries:
- a CDS encoding ATP-binding cassette domain-containing protein, giving the protein MNESILQALMRLFALVAYVNEKGEPTIKRDVVQEYLQRQFAASLVEKYLYAFDKYLKEYHPDLSFASEDELMEQGIIKTKAVTELCNQLNEELESDQKTYILIYLLDFISSGGQHSAYQFQFTERVAKNLHISEQAYLDARHFTFDDLDRISNAENLLFINSAAPPKNKKVKHLYIDKMRGHIVVMLIPSTNTLVFRYTGDEVLLLNGHNLKARRSYIWAPGSVIKNQRFGAIYYIWVASKFIKKSEETQFVFTANEIEFSYGNSPNGIKRFNLNEESGRFIGIIGGSGSGKSTLLKLLAGIIKPHHGSIKINGYDIHKDAEELRGLIGYVPQDDFLIKELTVYENLYFAAKFSFSTTPALQINKIISQALVDFDLVEARDLRVGDSMNTFLSGGQRKRLNIAIELLREPAVLFVDEPTSGLSSMDSEKVINLLKRQTFKGKLVFANIHQPSSDIFKLLDKLLVVDQGGRVIWYGNPLDAISYLKHANQYVDADNSECLTCGNINSEQILRNVEGRMVDVNGRLTRNRKTTPQEWYELYMNRIDPIIRNIKREHPDKPPKTNFSTPKRWQQIKLYFRRDLLAKLKNQQYLLITLAEAPVLAYLLTIYTRSSRDYAGTITEYSYGLNQNIPAFIFMSVIVALFLGLIISAEEIYRDKKLVERERFLNLSRWSYLFSKTMVLFLISALQTLVFVLISSYVLEIRDMNWRYFSVLFSAACWANMVGMNISSGFKSVVTIYILVPLILVPQLLFSGVVVDFNNLNPKIQSFKNVPAVGDAMTSRWAYEALVVSQYRDNKFQKYFFDSEMKMSSSLFIKAYLVPFLKDHLDSVNTHINNRQQYAQVQADITLLRNEIAKLEILDQNTIKNLENQLTIENFSELTYHEINGLLDNLWQHYHNEYRSAMKQHDRIFMELNNTIDPSVGLNNFKNLYANAQLSRIVRNEKELQHFFVYDNHVIKHKDPIFTLPFSTNGRAHFYAPKKQIGNTYIDTFWFNIAFIWLNTLVWFALLYFDILYKVIRYFENSRLRRFNNRIVAILQKQALQASRSRRMDV; this is encoded by the coding sequence ATGAACGAGTCGATTCTTCAGGCACTAATGAGGCTTTTTGCGCTTGTAGCTTACGTCAATGAAAAGGGTGAACCTACCATAAAGCGCGATGTGGTGCAGGAATACCTGCAGAGACAATTTGCTGCTTCATTGGTAGAAAAATATCTTTACGCCTTTGATAAATACCTGAAAGAATATCACCCCGACTTAAGCTTTGCCAGCGAAGACGAGCTGATGGAACAGGGAATTATCAAAACCAAAGCTGTTACCGAGCTGTGTAACCAGCTCAACGAAGAACTTGAAAGCGACCAGAAAACCTATATTCTTATCTACCTGTTGGATTTTATCAGCAGCGGAGGGCAACATTCAGCATATCAGTTTCAGTTTACAGAAAGAGTTGCAAAAAACCTGCATATTTCTGAGCAAGCCTACCTCGATGCCAGGCATTTTACATTCGACGACCTTGACAGAATCTCCAATGCCGAAAACTTGTTGTTTATAAATTCGGCAGCGCCCCCTAAAAATAAAAAGGTAAAGCACCTATACATCGACAAAATGCGGGGGCATATTGTAGTAATGCTGATACCCTCCACCAACACATTGGTATTCAGATATACAGGCGATGAAGTACTTTTACTCAACGGACACAACCTTAAAGCCAGGCGATCATACATTTGGGCGCCCGGATCGGTAATTAAAAACCAAAGATTTGGGGCTATCTATTATATTTGGGTAGCCAGTAAATTCATTAAAAAATCGGAAGAAACCCAATTTGTTTTTACCGCCAACGAAATAGAGTTTTCGTATGGTAACAGCCCAAATGGAATTAAACGGTTTAACCTCAACGAAGAATCGGGTCGGTTTATAGGCATCATTGGAGGAAGCGGTAGTGGCAAATCGACTCTTCTAAAGCTTCTGGCTGGTATAATTAAGCCACACCACGGATCCATTAAAATTAACGGTTACGACATCCATAAAGATGCAGAAGAACTTAGAGGTCTTATTGGATATGTTCCCCAGGACGACTTTCTGATTAAGGAGCTTACGGTGTATGAAAACCTCTATTTTGCTGCCAAATTCTCTTTTAGCACCACTCCTGCCCTGCAAATAAACAAAATAATCTCACAGGCCCTTGTCGACTTCGACCTGGTCGAAGCCCGCGACCTCAGGGTAGGTGATTCGATGAATACTTTTCTGAGTGGTGGCCAGCGAAAACGCCTGAACATTGCCATTGAGCTGTTGCGCGAACCTGCCGTACTCTTTGTGGACGAACCTACTTCGGGCCTATCGTCGATGGATTCCGAAAAGGTTATCAACCTGTTAAAACGACAAACCTTTAAAGGCAAACTGGTGTTTGCCAACATACACCAACCCTCGTCCGATATTTTCAAACTTCTCGATAAACTTCTTGTAGTAGACCAGGGAGGCCGTGTAATCTGGTACGGCAACCCGCTCGATGCCATCAGTTACCTCAAACATGCCAACCAATATGTCGATGCCGATAACAGCGAATGCCTTACCTGTGGTAACATCAACTCTGAACAGATTCTGCGCAATGTAGAGGGTCGTATGGTTGATGTGAACGGCCGCCTGACGCGCAACCGGAAAACAACTCCCCAGGAATGGTACGAGCTTTATATGAATCGTATCGACCCCATTATACGAAACATCAAACGTGAGCACCCCGACAAACCTCCGAAAACAAATTTTAGTACTCCTAAACGCTGGCAGCAGATTAAGCTCTATTTCAGACGCGATCTGCTTGCAAAATTAAAAAACCAGCAGTACCTTCTAATTACACTCGCCGAAGCTCCTGTGCTGGCTTATTTGCTTACCATATACACACGAAGTTCGCGCGATTACGCTGGCACGATAACCGAATATTCGTATGGGCTCAACCAGAATATTCCTGCTTTTATATTCATGTCTGTTATTGTGGCTCTGTTTCTGGGGCTTATTATCAGTGCAGAAGAAATTTACCGCGACAAAAAACTAGTGGAACGTGAGCGATTTCTGAACCTTAGCCGGTGGAGTTATTTGTTTTCTAAAACGATGGTGCTATTTCTAATTTCAGCTCTTCAAACTTTGGTTTTTGTTCTGATAAGCAGTTATGTACTCGAAATAAGGGATATGAACTGGCGCTATTTTTCCGTTTTGTTCTCAGCAGCCTGTTGGGCGAATATGGTTGGCATGAATATCTCATCGGGTTTTAAATCTGTAGTGACCATTTATATTCTTGTTCCCTTAATTTTGGTGCCACAATTGCTTTTTAGCGGCGTAGTCGTAGATTTTAACAACCTGAACCCTAAGATTCAATCTTTCAAAAATGTCCCAGCTGTGGGCGATGCCATGACATCGCGCTGGGCATATGAAGCCCTTGTGGTAAGTCAGTACCGCGACAATAAATTTCAAAAGTATTTTTTCGACAGCGAGATGAAAATGAGCTCCTCCCTCTTTATCAAGGCGTACCTTGTACCTTTTTTAAAAGACCATCTCGACTCGGTAAATACTCATATTAACAACCGGCAACAATATGCTCAGGTTCAGGCAGATATTACATTACTCAGGAACGAAATTGCCAAGCTCGAAATTCTGGACCAGAACACCATTAAAAATCTGGAGAACCAGTTGACCATCGAAAATTTTTCTGAACTGACTTATCACGAAATCAATGGTTTGCTCGACAATCTGTGGCAGCATTACCATAACGAATACCGATCGGCCATGAAGCAGCACGATCGGATATTCATGGAGCTAAACAACACTATAGACCCGAGTGTGGGCCTTAATAATTTTAAAAACCTGTATGCCAATGCTCAATTGTCGCGTATTGTGCGGAATGAAAAAGAACTTCAACACTTTTTTGTGTACGATAACCATGTGATTAAACATAAAGACCCCATCTTTACGCTGCCATTTTCCACTAACGGCAGGGCTCACTTCTATGCTCCAAAGAAACAAATCGGGAATACATACATCGATACCTTCTGGTTTAATATTGCCTTTATCTGGCTTAACACTCTGGTATGGTTTGCACTCTTGTACTTCGATATCCTGTACAAAGTAATCCGGTATTTCGAGAACTCACGATTAAGGCGGTTCAATAACAGAATTGTAGCCATTTTACAAAAGCAAGCCTTACAGGCCAGCCGAAGCCGCAGAATGGATGTATAA
- a CDS encoding aspartate ammonia-lyase encodes MGTRSETDFIGTLEIDNDALFGIHSVRAKTNFPDTTRFHAEWYQALATVKKACYITAGDFYTKASQKLKFENSPIKPINAEVLDSMILAASEIEKGEHFNHFIVPAIQGGAGTSINLNINEIIANRALQILGAKPGQYSLIDPVEHANIFQSTNDVIPTSLKLTLIKLLAELENSLNRLRQQVELIERQGQHQLRKAYTQMQEAVPSSFGRLFSTYSEALSRDWWRISRCIERIKVVNLGGSAIGSGITLPRYFVMEVVHTLQHISRQPLTRSENLYDATSNLDSVVEVHGILKALAVNFEKMASDIRLLASDLHQPAELLIPQKQVGSSIMPGKVNPVIPEFAISASHRVYANDVLIGTLSAQGCLELNAYLPAIGHAAIESLKLLIATANTLNQNLFMGLTIQSKSASEDLYRSASITTALVPYLGYNKAAEIAQKMKLSQKSIFDLNLEQAFIDSKQLQDILSPENLLKEGFSIRDLGFSDE; translated from the coding sequence ATGGGCACACGTTCGGAAACCGATTTTATTGGCACACTAGAAATTGACAATGATGCACTTTTTGGTATCCATTCTGTAAGAGCAAAAACCAATTTCCCGGATACAACCAGGTTTCATGCCGAGTGGTACCAGGCGTTGGCTACAGTAAAAAAGGCTTGTTACATCACAGCCGGCGATTTTTACACCAAAGCAAGTCAAAAGCTGAAGTTCGAAAACTCACCAATTAAACCAATCAATGCTGAGGTACTAGATAGTATGATTCTGGCTGCCAGTGAAATTGAAAAAGGAGAGCATTTCAATCACTTTATAGTGCCGGCAATCCAGGGTGGGGCAGGGACAAGCATCAACCTCAATATTAACGAAATAATTGCCAATAGGGCACTACAGATATTGGGAGCCAAACCCGGACAGTATTCCCTCATTGATCCAGTGGAGCATGCTAATATTTTTCAATCGACCAACGATGTCATTCCTACTTCGTTAAAACTTACACTGATAAAATTGCTCGCCGAACTGGAAAATTCTTTAAACCGATTAAGGCAGCAGGTGGAATTGATTGAACGTCAGGGGCAGCACCAGCTTCGAAAAGCCTATACTCAAATGCAAGAGGCGGTGCCATCGTCTTTTGGTCGCTTGTTCAGCACTTACAGCGAAGCTCTTTCGCGCGACTGGTGGCGGATTTCGCGATGCATCGAACGTATTAAGGTAGTAAATCTTGGCGGCAGCGCCATAGGTTCTGGAATTACCCTTCCGCGCTATTTTGTAATGGAGGTGGTGCATACCCTCCAGCATATAAGTCGTCAGCCTCTTACACGCAGCGAAAATCTATACGATGCCACCAGCAACCTCGACTCTGTGGTAGAAGTGCATGGTATTTTAAAGGCCTTGGCCGTAAATTTCGAAAAGATGGCATCAGACATCCGTTTGCTGGCTTCTGATCTGCATCAGCCTGCAGAGTTGTTAATTCCTCAGAAACAAGTAGGAAGTTCCATCATGCCGGGGAAGGTAAACCCTGTGATTCCGGAATTTGCCATCAGTGCTTCGCACCGGGTTTATGCCAACGATGTGCTTATCGGCACACTTTCTGCGCAGGGTTGCCTCGAGCTGAATGCTTACCTCCCGGCAATAGGCCATGCTGCCATCGAGAGCCTCAAATTACTAATTGCCACTGCCAACACCCTGAACCAGAATTTATTTATGGGATTAACAATACAAAGCAAGTCCGCCAGCGAAGACTTATACCGGAGTGCTTCAATTACAACAGCATTGGTGCCTTACCTGGGTTATAACAAAGCAGCCGAAATAGCTCAAAAAATGAAATTATCACAAAAGAGTATTTTTGATCTTAATCTCGAGCAGGCATTTATCGATTCAAAACAATTACAGGATATTCTTAGCCCCGAGAACCTTTTAAAGGAAGGATTTTCTATTCGGGATCTGGGCTTTTCTGACGAATAA
- the hydF gene encoding [FeFe] hydrogenase H-cluster maturation GTPase HydF, which yields MTKGRDNKPHIGIYGRRNNGKSTLINLLAGQDVAIVSEVAGTTTDPVKKSIEIQGIGPVVLVDTAGIDDQGELGRMRISKTLKSLEHIDMAILVICQNRFDSVEKNLIDKFLHYKIPYLVVHNKSDLEQLQASTAAEIQKYTGNMPLSLSTLQPDAELIRMLFEALKANTPATAWRKPSLLGDLLSYGDIVLLITPIDIEAPEGRLILPQVQAIRDILDNDCTAIVVKEREVDAFLRTTGIRPALVVTDSQVFLKADASIPKEIPLTSFSILLARQKGDFYKYIEGTPFIDKLKDNDRVLMLESCTHHVSCDDIGRVKIPRWISNFTGKKIEFDVVAGLDALSRPIEDYGLVIQCGGCMITQKQLQNRLKSAIEHHIPVTNYGMAIAYVQGIFNRAVAPFLKDKYGKLDYL from the coding sequence ATGACAAAAGGGAGGGACAACAAACCACATATTGGTATTTATGGGCGACGAAATAATGGCAAAAGTACGCTGATTAATCTGCTGGCCGGGCAGGATGTAGCCATTGTTTCTGAGGTGGCAGGCACTACTACTGATCCAGTAAAAAAATCGATTGAGATACAGGGAATTGGTCCCGTGGTACTTGTTGATACAGCAGGCATTGACGACCAGGGCGAGCTGGGAAGGATGCGAATATCGAAAACGCTTAAATCACTCGAGCACATCGATATGGCCATCTTGGTGATTTGTCAAAACCGGTTCGATTCGGTGGAGAAAAACCTCATCGACAAGTTTTTGCATTATAAGATACCTTATCTTGTGGTTCATAACAAATCTGATCTCGAGCAGCTACAAGCCAGCACCGCTGCTGAAATTCAGAAGTATACCGGAAATATGCCGCTTTCGCTGAGTACCCTTCAACCCGATGCGGAATTAATTCGCATGTTGTTCGAAGCGCTCAAGGCCAACACTCCGGCAACTGCCTGGCGAAAGCCTTCGCTCCTGGGCGATTTACTAAGTTATGGCGATATTGTTCTGCTCATTACTCCAATCGACATCGAAGCTCCCGAAGGAAGGCTCATTCTACCCCAGGTGCAGGCTATACGCGATATATTGGATAACGATTGCACGGCCATCGTAGTGAAAGAAAGGGAAGTGGATGCATTTTTACGCACCACGGGAATAAGACCTGCTCTGGTTGTAACCGATAGTCAGGTATTTCTGAAAGCCGATGCTTCCATACCCAAAGAGATACCCCTAACCAGTTTCAGCATATTGCTGGCCAGGCAAAAGGGCGATTTTTACAAGTATATCGAGGGAACCCCATTTATCGACAAGCTAAAAGACAACGACCGTGTGTTGATGCTGGAATCTTGCACCCACCACGTCTCGTGCGACGATATAGGCAGGGTGAAGATACCCAGGTGGATTAGCAATTTTACAGGAAAGAAAATTGAATTCGATGTGGTAGCCGGATTGGATGCCCTTTCCAGGCCTATTGAAGATTATGGGCTGGTGATACAATGCGGTGGTTGTATGATTACGCAGAAACAACTGCAAAACCGGTTAAAGTCGGCCATTGAACATCATATACCCGTAACCAACTATGGCATGGCCATTGCCTATGTGCAAGGTATTTTTAACCGGGCAGTGGCTCCCTTCCTGAAAGACAAGTATGGAAAGCTTGATTACCTTTAG